In a genomic window of Rhodovulum sp. P5:
- a CDS encoding PAS domain-containing protein yields MQRHNQAAPVCEETPGVSILVVSPSGHILSASGAAIAAMGPESTDLSGRVLGDILCPDDVAGVETAIRALDGGQVAATDVELGVLCAGGVCRRFRAFLSPVRADDRMVAVSMVLHEPGKERAGPTVSSAPDPARQFDPGLMRQAARHFGFAQWFLEPATRAMWATEAYFDLLGFEPDEVELSGPWLRSRLHPDDFDATVSRMEQLLANENETFAIDYRLRCKDGTYKWFQANARLYSRKGTGLPPVVCGSLIDISRRKANESRLNAARAKADAARAEAEKSESLLHIATEHAGVAPWFLNPATGEFVRNDRFGTITGRTGDGLAKTLDGMLGMVHPDDLPMVQRELAAMVQGKQAEAKADHRIRHKDGHWVWCTSVAKPYQSGEDGQPLLICGTTFDITDHKAYEARLAEALRAAQTAREEAQEAAEILRHSTENSNVVPWYRYPDFGQDRVGDHLKTMLGHGPEFEIDRPAFLDLMHPDDRSAAKADFWAMDRGEIDAYDHSFRLRRADGTWCWFSAMAKRVDRSDQGRPLLICGSLTDIDDLKRNEARLAEAASEAQQAQDRLRKLADNMPGALAERQGWPDGTSSLPYFSARLPEMFATTRDAIEKDSTALYVHMHQDDRARLVERVDQSAAELSAFDERVRIMDPETGPRWVRISSQPFAQPDGSVIWYGNVNDITAQVETEQRAEEAAARLRFLEERLRLATEAAGIGVWDFDLVSGQLVWDDTMHRIHGIAPGSFGGRLEGWVDLVHPEDIAASERRFSAAVQSGSAFDDAFRIVRPDGTVRVISARAQIFRDASGAPVRAVGVNMDVTEQKAAELHLAEAAEDARRAHDRLNILADNAPGALFEFRQDSAGVFSLPYFSANLAPIMGVTAEALAADGAAVFAHIHPEDLPKVVEDIAISRADLSDFTARFRINDPRTGLRWVMVSSLPSLQSDGAVVWYGNMFDVTEQEKVERQAAAAAKELRVANDRFLSMAENAPGAIFECHMAPDGEMDFKFLSSTLLDLMGVARGDVVAKGRNMFARIPQEDAELILPQIMQCAADLRPYEVKHRVDHPEKGLRWVMAAANPSLQPDGSIIWHGSVVDITDRLEMEHRAAQAAEELKRAHDSLTLLADISTVGLYEFCLQPDGTTKLSYFSARFAELVGFAREDLEKSDEGVFARIPEEDLPAVRAAIAKSHRDLVPFSVRFRLRHPDRGMVWVLAAANAPRLKDGVFTWSAALSDVTPVVEREQELRRAHRLAEDMRAENERQALHDGLTGLPNRRFYDKMIAERLASAVDGGPRDCALIRLDLDHFKYVNDTLGHEAGDLVLVRVAAVLRDCLREGDFVARIGGDEFSILMAPGVSEVEAEALVEEIRVRLAEPLIYEGRQCRYGASFGIAQTEDVSEMGEDIQMFADAALYRAKASGRNRLEVFTPDLHREILTDRRLAVEIHEGLDRDQFVPFFQPQVAADDGRLVGIETLLRWKHPVEGLLSPDAFMHVAEQLRLVPEIDRIMMEKSRDALANWREQGLIVPKISFNVSSGRMHDPSVVALAGEMASGETRVTFELLESILVEEENDTFRCHLDMLREVGVDIEIDDFGSGHASIIGVMEIAPSALKIDKRIVLPVEQDLRARSLVRAIVEIADTLGINTVAEGVETEKQARILRGIGCDVLQGYLFARPLSEDQLLTYALGDGLSKALAGGR; encoded by the coding sequence ATGCAACGTCACAATCAGGCTGCCCCGGTTTGCGAGGAGACGCCCGGTGTGTCGATTCTGGTCGTGTCGCCGTCGGGCCATATCCTGAGCGCGAGCGGTGCGGCCATTGCCGCGATGGGGCCGGAATCGACCGACCTGTCTGGCAGGGTTCTGGGCGATATCCTGTGTCCGGACGATGTCGCGGGGGTTGAGACGGCCATCCGCGCGCTGGACGGCGGGCAGGTTGCCGCGACAGATGTCGAGCTTGGTGTTCTGTGCGCTGGCGGGGTATGCCGCCGGTTCCGGGCCTTCCTGTCGCCCGTGCGTGCCGACGACCGGATGGTTGCGGTCTCGATGGTGCTGCATGAGCCCGGCAAGGAGAGGGCGGGGCCAACGGTTTCGTCCGCGCCTGACCCCGCGCGGCAGTTCGATCCCGGCCTCATGCGTCAGGCCGCGCGGCATTTCGGATTCGCCCAGTGGTTTCTGGAGCCGGCGACGCGGGCGATGTGGGCGACGGAGGCCTATTTCGACCTTCTGGGATTTGAGCCCGACGAGGTGGAATTGAGCGGCCCCTGGCTGCGGTCGCGGCTGCATCCCGACGATTTCGACGCGACCGTGTCGCGGATGGAGCAGTTGCTGGCCAATGAGAACGAGACCTTTGCAATCGACTATCGCCTGCGCTGCAAGGACGGGACCTACAAGTGGTTTCAGGCCAATGCCCGCCTGTATTCGCGCAAGGGCACCGGCTTGCCCCCCGTCGTTTGCGGCAGCCTGATCGACATTTCCCGCCGCAAGGCGAACGAGTCGCGCCTGAACGCCGCGCGCGCCAAGGCCGACGCGGCCCGGGCCGAGGCCGAGAAGAGCGAGAGCCTGCTGCATATCGCGACCGAACATGCCGGGGTCGCCCCATGGTTCCTGAACCCGGCAACCGGAGAGTTCGTCCGCAACGACCGGTTCGGCACGATCACCGGACGAACCGGTGACGGTCTGGCCAAGACGCTGGATGGCATGCTGGGCATGGTCCATCCCGACGACCTGCCCATGGTGCAGCGGGAACTTGCGGCGATGGTGCAGGGCAAGCAGGCCGAGGCCAAGGCAGATCACCGGATACGCCACAAGGACGGGCATTGGGTCTGGTGCACAAGCGTCGCCAAGCCGTATCAATCGGGGGAAGACGGCCAACCGCTGCTGATTTGCGGCACGACCTTCGACATCACCGACCACAAGGCCTATGAGGCGCGCCTTGCCGAAGCGCTGCGCGCGGCGCAGACCGCGCGCGAGGAAGCGCAGGAAGCTGCCGAGATTCTGCGCCACTCGACGGAAAACAGCAATGTCGTGCCGTGGTACCGCTATCCCGATTTCGGGCAGGACAGGGTTGGCGATCACCTCAAGACGATGCTGGGCCATGGGCCGGAGTTCGAGATTGACCGGCCGGCCTTCCTTGACCTGATGCATCCCGATGACCGTTCCGCGGCCAAGGCGGATTTCTGGGCGATGGATCGCGGCGAAATCGACGCCTATGATCACAGTTTCCGGCTGCGCCGGGCGGACGGCACGTGGTGCTGGTTCTCGGCCATGGCGAAACGGGTGGATCGGTCGGATCAGGGCCGCCCGCTGCTGATTTGCGGCAGCCTGACGGATATCGACGACCTGAAGCGGAACGAGGCACGACTGGCGGAGGCCGCGTCGGAGGCGCAGCAGGCGCAGGACCGGCTGCGGAAACTGGCCGACAACATGCCGGGCGCACTGGCCGAGCGGCAGGGGTGGCCTGACGGCACGTCCTCTCTGCCGTATTTCAGCGCCAGGCTGCCGGAGATGTTCGCCACCACGCGGGACGCGATCGAAAAGGACAGCACCGCCCTTTACGTCCACATGCATCAAGACGACCGCGCGCGGCTTGTCGAACGCGTTGATCAGTCCGCCGCGGAATTGTCGGCCTTCGACGAACGGGTCAGGATCATGGATCCGGAAACGGGGCCGCGCTGGGTTCGGATTTCGTCGCAGCCCTTTGCCCAGCCCGACGGGTCGGTCATCTGGTACGGCAATGTCAACGACATCACTGCACAGGTGGAAACCGAGCAGCGGGCCGAAGAGGCGGCCGCACGTCTGCGCTTCCTTGAGGAGCGGTTGCGCCTGGCCACCGAAGCTGCCGGGATCGGGGTCTGGGACTTCGATCTCGTCAGCGGCCAACTTGTCTGGGATGACACGATGCACCGGATTCACGGCATCGCCCCGGGAAGTTTCGGGGGGCGGCTGGAGGGCTGGGTTGACCTCGTGCACCCCGAGGATATCGCGGCCTCGGAGCGACGTTTCAGCGCCGCTGTCCAGTCGGGCAGTGCCTTCGATGACGCGTTCCGTATCGTCCGGCCCGATGGGACCGTCCGTGTCATCAGCGCCAGGGCGCAGATATTCCGCGACGCGTCCGGGGCCCCGGTAAGGGCCGTTGGCGTGAACATGGATGTCACCGAGCAGAAGGCCGCGGAGTTGCACCTGGCCGAAGCGGCCGAGGATGCAAGGCGGGCCCATGATCGGCTGAACATCCTTGCCGACAACGCGCCGGGTGCCCTGTTCGAGTTTCGGCAGGACAGCGCGGGCGTGTTCAGCCTGCCCTATTTCAGCGCCAACCTTGCGCCGATCATGGGCGTCACGGCCGAGGCGCTGGCCGCGGACGGCGCCGCGGTATTCGCCCATATCCATCCCGAAGACCTTCCCAAGGTGGTGGAGGATATCGCGATTTCCCGGGCGGACCTGTCGGATTTCACGGCGCGCTTCCGCATCAATGACCCGCGAACCGGTCTGCGCTGGGTCATGGTCTCCTCCCTGCCGTCGCTTCAGTCGGATGGCGCCGTTGTCTGGTACGGCAACATGTTCGACGTGACCGAGCAGGAAAAGGTCGAACGCCAGGCCGCAGCCGCCGCAAAAGAGTTGCGTGTCGCCAACGACCGTTTCCTGAGTATGGCCGAGAACGCACCCGGCGCAATTTTCGAATGCCACATGGCCCCTGACGGCGAGATGGACTTCAAGTTCCTCAGCTCCACGCTTTTGGACCTGATGGGCGTGGCGCGCGGCGACGTGGTCGCCAAGGGCAGGAACATGTTTGCGCGGATCCCGCAGGAGGATGCGGAACTGATCTTGCCCCAGATCATGCAATGCGCCGCGGACCTGCGCCCCTATGAGGTCAAGCACCGCGTCGATCATCCCGAAAAGGGACTGCGCTGGGTCATGGCGGCGGCAAATCCCTCCCTGCAACCGGACGGATCGATCATATGGCACGGCAGCGTCGTCGATATCACCGACCGGCTGGAGATGGAGCATCGCGCGGCGCAGGCGGCCGAAGAGCTCAAGCGGGCCCATGACAGTCTGACCCTGCTGGCCGACATCTCGACCGTTGGTCTTTACGAGTTCTGCCTGCAGCCGGACGGCACGACGAAACTGTCCTATTTCAGTGCCCGCTTCGCCGAGCTTGTCGGTTTCGCCCGCGAAGACCTGGAAAAATCGGACGAAGGTGTCTTTGCCCGTATTCCTGAAGAAGACCTGCCCGCTGTCCGGGCTGCCATTGCGAAAAGCCACCGTGACCTGGTGCCGTTCAGCGTGCGTTTCCGCCTGCGGCATCCCGATCGGGGCATGGTCTGGGTTCTGGCGGCCGCGAATGCACCGCGTCTGAAAGACGGCGTGTTCACATGGTCGGCGGCGCTGTCCGATGTCACCCCCGTGGTCGAGCGCGAGCAGGAACTGCGTCGTGCCCACCGTTTGGCCGAGGACATGCGCGCCGAGAACGAGAGGCAGGCGCTGCATGACGGGCTGACCGGTCTTCCCAACCGTCGCTTCTATGACAAGATGATCGCCGAGCGGCTGGCCTCTGCGGTGGATGGCGGGCCGCGGGACTGTGCCCTTATCCGGCTCGATCTGGACCATTTCAAATACGTCAACGACACGCTGGGGCACGAGGCCGGTGATCTTGTGCTGGTGCGCGTGGCGGCGGTGTTGCGCGACTGCCTGCGCGAAGGGGATTTCGTGGCCCGCATCGGCGGCGACGAATTCTCGATCCTGATGGCGCCGGGCGTGTCCGAGGTGGAGGCCGAGGCGCTGGTCGAAGAGATCCGCGTGCGGCTGGCCGAACCGCTGATCTATGAGGGGCGCCAATGCCGCTATGGCGCGAGCTTCGGGATCGCGCAGACCGAGGATGTGTCCGAGATGGGCGAGGACATCCAGATGTTCGCCGATGCTGCGCTGTACCGTGCCAAGGCGAGTGGGCGGAACCGGCTGGAGGTGTTTACCCCGGACCTGCATCGGGAGATCCTGACCGACCGGCGTCTTGCGGTCGAAATCCACGAAGGGCTCGACCGGGATCAGTTCGTGCCGTTCTTCCAGCCGCAGGTTGCAGCCGATGACGGACGACTGGTCGGGATCGAGACGCTGCTGCGCTGGAAACACCCGGTCGAGGGGCTCTTGTCGCCGGACGCCTTCATGCATGTGGCCGAACAGTTGCGCCTTGTTCCCGAAATCGACCGGATCATGATGGAGAAATCCCGCGATGCGCTGGCAAACTGGCGTGAACAGGGCCTGATCGTGCCGAAGATCAGCTTCAACGTCTCGTCGGGCCGGATGCACGACCCCAGCGTCGTGGCGCTGGCCGGCGAGATGGCAAGCGGTGAGACGCGCGTGACCTTCGAGCTTCTGGAATCGATCCTGGTGGAGGAGGAGAACGACACTTTCCGCTGCCACCTCGACATGCTGCGCGAGGTCGGGGTCGATATCGAGATCGACGATTTCGGCTCTGGCCATGCCTCGATCATCGGGGTGATGGAAATCGCGCCCTCTGCGCTGAAGATCGACAAGCGCATCGTGCTGCCGGTCGAACAGGACCTGCGCGCGCGCAGCCTGGTGCGGGCGATTGTCGAGATCGCCGACACGCTGGGGATCAACACCGTGGCCGAGGGCGTCGAAACCGAGAAGCAGGCCAGGATTCTGCGTGGCATCGGCTGCGATGTTCTTCAGGGCTACCTGTTTGCGCGCCCGCTGAGCGAAGACCAACTGCTGACCTATGCGCTGGGCGATGGGCTGAGCAAGGCACTGGCAGGGGGCCGCTAG
- a CDS encoding SCP-2 sterol transfer family protein, whose protein sequence is MPELFSDDFMVDFGNAWNDDEIGEALAKIGFNSTIGYGFEGDDKPKGYLKVENGFVTEAGAYQDAALNWDLRAKPADWEKWCQKGVSMMSLGLAYTSGKLKFLTGDYTAMIKNPAMAGPFIKSFAVMGRVPRT, encoded by the coding sequence ATGCCCGAACTGTTCTCGGACGACTTCATGGTCGATTTCGGAAACGCATGGAATGACGATGAAATCGGTGAGGCTTTGGCCAAGATCGGGTTCAACTCGACCATCGGTTACGGTTTCGAAGGCGACGACAAACCAAAGGGTTATCTCAAGGTCGAGAATGGCTTTGTGACCGAGGCCGGCGCCTATCAGGACGCCGCGCTAAACTGGGATCTGCGCGCCAAGCCCGCCGACTGGGAGAAATGGTGCCAGAAGGGCGTCAGCATGATGTCGCTCGGCCTGGCCTATACCTCGGGCAAGCTGAAGTTTCTGACGGGTGACTATACCGCGATGATCAAGAACCCGGCGATGGCCGGGCCGTTCATCAAGAGCTTCGCGGTCATGGGACGCGTTCCGCGCACCTGA